AACTGGCCTTCTGGCTTGGTGCATCCGGCGCGGCGAGCGGCTTCATCGGCGTGATCGCCGGCGGCCGGCTTGCCGACCATCTGCGCCAGACCAATCCGGCAGGGCGCATCCTTGTCGTCATGATCGGCGTGATCGGCCCGATTCTGCCAATCTGGATCGGTTTCACCACCGAGAATACGACGCTCTTCTATGTAATGAACTTCCTTGCCGGCGTGCTGGGCAGCGCCGCGCTCGGTGCTGCGGCGGCAACGACACAGGATCTTGTCCTTCCCCGTATGCGCGGAACGGCAACGGCGGTCTTCTTCCTTGCAACCACGCTCATCGGCCTTGGCTTTGGCCCCTATGTGGTCGGCCAGATTGCCGACCTTGCCGGCACCATGGTCGATGGCAAGATGCAGGGTGATTTGCGCATGGGACTGTTGTCGCTGATCGGTGTCGCGCCGATTGGCGTGGTGCTGCTTTTCTATGCCTATCGCAGCGTTCCGACGGCCGAGGCGACCTTGCTGGAACGGGCACGCGCAGCAGGCGAACCCGTTTAATCGCACGATTAAATTTCTGCTTGACCTCCACCCGGGGACCCTGCCTATAGGTCAGGTTCCTCTGGATGGAGTTGTTTTCATGTCGCTCGATGTCATTCCGCGTTCCGCCTATAACGAAGATCATGAAGCCTTCCGGCAGACTGTCCGCCAGTTCCTGCTGAAGGAAGTCGCGCCGAATGCCGATAAATGGGCAGACGACGGTATTGTGCCCAAGTCGATCTGGCCTAAGGCCGGCGAACTGGGCCTGCTGTGCCCGACCGTGCCCGAAGAATATGGCGGTCTTGGCCTTGATTTCGGCTATAATGCGATCGTCGACGAAGAGAGCGCCTATTATGGCCGCGTCACGACAGGCTTCTCGCTACAGTCGGATATCGTCGTCAATTATCTCGTCTCCTATGGTTCGGAAGAACAGAAGAAGCATTGGCTGCCCAAGCTGGTTTCGGGTGAGGTGATCACCGCAATTGCGATGACCGAACCGGGTACGGGTTCCGATCTTCAGGGCATGCGCACCACCGCAAAGAAAGACGGCAATCATTATGTGATTAACGGGTCCAAGACCTATATCACCAATGGTCAAAATGCCGACCTGATCCTCGTTTGCGCAAAGACCGATCCCGATATCCAGCCTGCCTATAAGGGCATCTCGATCATCCTGGTCGAAGCCGACCGCGAAGGTTTCAAGCGCGGCCGCAACCTTGACAAGATCGGGCAGGACGAAGCCGATACCTCGGAACTTTTCTTCGAAGATGTCCGTGTTCCGATGACCAACTGCCTCGGCCAGGAAGGCATGGGCTTCATCTATCTGATGAGCGAATTGCCGCAAGAGCGCCTTTCTATCGCAGTCTCTGCGCAGGCGAGCGCGCAAAAGGCGTTCGACGAAACCGTCGAATTCTGCCGCGATCGCAAGGCGTTCGGCAAGCCGGTGCTCGACTTCCAGAACACCCGCTTCGTACTTGCCGACCTCAAGTCAAAGCTGCAGGTTGGCTGGGCACATCTTGATTGGGCGCTGGCCCGCCACCTGAAAAAGGAACTGACTGCAGAAGAAGGTGCCGCCGCCAAGCTGTGGCACACCGAACTGCAGTGGGAAGTGATGGACAAGTGCCTCCAACTCCATGGCGGCGCCGGCTACATGAACGAATATGCGATTGCCCGCGCCTGGCGCGGTGCGCGTGTCACGCGCATCTTCGGCGGCACGAATGAGATCATGAAGGAACTGATCGGGCGCAAGCTGTAATGGCAAAGCCCGAAGGATGGCGGCTGGATCTGGCCGCCTATCCCGTAATCCTGGAAAGTGACACGCGCTTTCAGGATATGGACATTAACGGGCATCTCAACAATGTCGCTTTTGCGGCCTTGTTCGAGAATGCCCGAGTCCAGCTGCATCGCAAGGCGCGACCATGGGGGGAGCGGCCGGCCAATGAGCGCACAATGGTTGCCTCGGTCGAGATCAACTACTTACGCGAAGGCAATTTTCCGGCACCGGTCACGATCGGATCGGGCATCGGCCGGATCGGCAATTCCAGTTGGGTAGTCGTGCAGGCCATGTTCCAGAAGGGCGTCTGCATCGCCACCTGCGACAGTGTGATCGTCTGCCGCACCGATAATGAGGCCAAACCGCTCCGCCCCGACTTGGCGGCAGAACTGGAAGCCATGCGGGCAAGAACGGCAGGTTAATCCGCGAAAACTGGCTTCCGTTTTTGCATTTCTGCCATCACCGCTTCCATCTGGTTGGGTGTGCGGATCACCTTGATCTGCTCGTCACTTTCCATTTGTAACAATTCGGCGTCGCTAGCCGTTGCTAGCGCATTGCATAGGCGCTTTGCACCGCGGACCGCGTGCGGGTTCTTGTTGGCGATGACGCGTGCCAGTTCCAGCGCCTTAGCCAGCGGATCATCAGCAACATGCGTGGCAAAGCCCATTTCCTTGGCTTCAACACCGTTAAATTCGCGGTTGGTGTAGATCATTTCGCGCAGCACATCGTCGGCCACCTGCGTGCGCCAGAGCGGCGTGCCTCCGACATCGGGGACCAGCCCCCATTTCATTTCCATGATCGCGATCCGCGTATCGGGATGGACGATACGGATATCTGCGCCCGCCATGATCTGGCTGCCGGCACCAAAGGCGACGCCATGTACCGCTGCGATCACCGGCACAGGCAGTTCGCGCCAACCCCAGGCAACATATTGCGCACTGTTGGCGATGCCCTTTGTCCGGTCGGCAAGACTGCCACCTGCACTTGACGCGCCTGGATCACGATCGCCCTGCATGCTGGCAAGGTCGAGCCCCGCGCAAAACGCCCTACCCTCTCCCGACAGAACAACAACGCGCAGCCCTTCGGCGGCCTTCAGCGTATCAATAGCATCTACCAGTGCAGTCCATTGCGCAGGATCGAGCGCGTTCATTTTGTCCACCCGGGTCATGCGGACATCGGCAATACCGTCTTCCAGCATGGTGATTTTCACGCGGTCGTTCATTATTCTGCCCTTTTCAAAGCCGCCTCGACCAGCGGCAGTTGGTCGTTGCCAAAATACATGTCGGTGCCATCCACAAAGATGGTTGGCGAACCATAACCGCCGCGCGCGATCACCTCTTCGGTGTTGGCACGCAGGCGAGCCTTTACAGCATCAGTCTGGGCGGCAGCCAGCAGCGCCGCACCATTAAGGCCGATGTCGTCAGCAACAGCCGCCAGCACGGCTGGGTCATCGAGATTTTCCTGACAACCGAAATAGCATTCAAAAGCCGCATTGGCAAAAGCACGTAGCGCCGACTGATCTTCTTCCAGTGCGCAAGCAAACCGCATCGCGTTTACGCTTTTCGCAGGATGCCATTGCGAAGGAAAATTCATCTCCACACCGGCAAGCGCTGCCCAATCCTTCAACACCTTCCAACTGTGCGCCAGCTTGCGATTGTCGGTCATCTCACGCGCGGCATAAACCGATGGATTGACCGCGTTGAACACGCCGCCAACAAGTATCGGGCGAAGCTGCGCCTGCGTCCCAGTCCGATTCAGCATCGGCCACAAATTGGTGAAGGCAAGGTAAGTCCATGGACTGGACAGGTCGAAGAAAAACTCAACGCGCGCGCTCATTGAGCGGGTACCGTTTCCAGAAGCGGCGCATTTTCGGCCTTGGCGTCAAATTCCGTAAACAGCTGCGATATCCAGTCGGGCAGCACCATCGGCCTATGCGTCGCCAGATCGACAAAGACATTGACCAGTTCCACCTCGGCACGCAGATCGTCCGCTCCATCAGCATTATGGCCATGAATTTCTACGATCTGGGCCATACTGGTTCGGCCGGTTCGCAACGTGCGCGCCATAACCTCAATCATCTCGTCGGGCTTGATCGGCGCAAACCAAGTGACTGTCGCCTTCTTCACATGAAATTCGAGCGGTTCGTCACGGTTCACCAGCCTGATCCCGACCGCACGCCAATACTCGGTGATGGCGACATCGGCATAATCGAGATAGCGGGCATTAAAGACCACACCTTGCGCATCAGTTTCGGACCAGCGAACGCGGAAGGGATAGTGGAAGGCAAAATCTTTCTTGGACATGCAATTTCGATGGCGGATTGAAACCGGTTTCGCAAGTGGCCGATTGCGCAAGAAGATTGCCGCGAGCGTCGACCAGCGTTAGCGTGGCTAAATGAAGACATGTTTTGCGCTCACAATCACGCTGCTAATTTCCACCCCCGCTGCCGCCTATGCGTCCCCGCCGCCATCGATTTCGCGTGTGGACGAATTGGCAGCGCAGCAGGCCAAGGTCCTAAGCAGTGAGGAGATTGTCCGCCAATACCTCGCGCGGATCGCCGCGATCGATGATGCAGGCCCAAGGCTGAACGCGGTGATTGCAACTTTCCCCGATGCAATCGAACAAGCGCGCAGGCTTGATGCGGAACGCAAGGCTGGCAAGATACGCGGGCCACTACACGGCATTCCGGTTCTGGTGAAAGACAATATCGAGGTTGCCGGTCCTATCGCGACGACCGCCGGATCGCTGGCCCTGAAAGACAATGTCACCGGGCGCGATGCCCCAATCATCGCGCGGTTACGCGCGGCGGGCGCAATCATCCTCGGCAAGACCAATTTAAGCGAATGGGCCAATATCCGCTCCGGCGATTCCACCAGCGGCTGGAGCGCGGTAGGCGGGCTTACCCGCAACCCGCATATGCTCGACCGCAATACCTGCGGCTCATCCTCGGGCAGCGGCTCGGCGGCGGCGGCCGACCTTGCCGTTTTGACCATCGGAACCGAAACCGATGGCTCAATCGTCTGTCCAGCCTCGATCAACGGCGTTGTCGGATTCAAGCCCACTCTAGGCCTTGTCAGCCGCAGCCTGATCATTCCGATCAGTCACAGTCAGGACACTGCCGGACCAATGACGCGCAGTGTGCGCGACGCGGCCCTGATGCTGACAGCCATGGCAGGCAGCGATCCAGCCGATCCGGCAACCGAAGGAGCCGACAGGCACAAGACCGATTATGCCGCGCGCCTGTCTCCCGATGCATTAATGGGCATGCGGATCGGCGTGATGCGTGACCGGGTGGGCAGTAATGCGCGGATCGCCGAGCGCTTCAATGCCGCGATCGAAAAGCTGAAGCTTGCAGGCGCAGAGATTGTCGACATCGCCGACAGCCGCAAGGGGCTCGAGGGGTTGGGCGAGGCCGAATTCGAAATACTGATGACCGAGTTCAAGGCAGGCCTTAACGCCTATCTCGCCAACGCCGCCCCCGCGGTCAAAACACGCACGCTCGAAGAGATAATCGCGTTCAACAAGGCAAGCCCAGCCGAATTGCGTTGGTTCGGCCAGGATCTGTTCGATCTTGCCCAGTCAAAGGGTGGACTTGATGATCCCAAATATGTCGAGGCGTCGGCCAAGGCGAAACGGCTCGCCGGACCGGAAGGCATCGACCGTTTGCTGCGCGACAATAAGGTCGAACTGCTCGTCGCGCCGACTACTGGTGTGGCATGGAAAAGCGACCTTGTGAATGGCGACCAATATGCAGGACCAAGCGCCAGCCAGCTTCCCGCTGTTGCCGGCTATCCGCATCTGACCGTGCCGATGGGCCAGATAGAGGGGCTGCCGCTAGGCATCAGTTTTATCGGCACCGCTTGGGACGATGAGAAGATATTGCGCGCAGGCTATGCATTTGAACGGGTCGCGCCGTCCGCCCCGCAGCCGAAATTTGCAGCGTCGATCGAAGCGACGGTCAGCCAGTAGGCGTCAGCGTTCGAGCAGCGCACTCGGCACATGGATGGTGCGGATCGCGAGCCGCACCTCGAGCATGAACAGCACCAGCGCGGCAAGCAGCAGCAGCATTGCGACGATGAAGCTCGCAGCGACCGGTGTCCACAAGGCCTGTTGCCCCGAACCCATCAGGAACAGCATCGCAACCATCAGGCAGACGACGATACCGCAGGCAACGCACAGCGCGATCGACCAGTTGATAATGTACATGCGCCGGTCGATGATGCGCAATTCGCGAACCAACCGGTCATGTTCATCGCCCTCGGTGCTTTCATGCCGATTGATTAGATCCCGCGAACGATCAACGACGCGCGCCAAACGGCCGGTCACAACGTTGAGCAGGCTTCCCATCGCCACCAGCAGAAAGACCGGCGCAAGCGCGATCTGGATGGTCTGCGTGAGTTGCTCCACCTGTTCAGATTGCCTTTGACTGGGTCGGCACATTGACCCCCATCGACTGAAGATACCGCTTAATGTTGCGCGCGGCTTGGCGGAGGCGGTGTTCATTTTCGACCATGGCGATGCGGACATAGCCCTCGCCATCCTCGCCATAGCCGACGCCCGGAGCGACTGCGACTTTTGCCTCGGTCAGCAACTGCTTTGAAAATTCAAGGCTGCCCAGATGGGCAAGCGCGGGGGGCAAAGGCGCCCAGGCAAACATCGACGCACGCGGCGCGGGAATATCCCAGCCGGCACGGGCAAAGGATTCGACCAAAATGTCGCGGCGCTTGTGATAAAGCTGTCGGTTCTGTTCGACGATATCCTGCGGCCCGTTGAGTGCCGCGCAGGCTGCTGCCTGGATCGGGGTGAAGGCTCCATAATCAAGATAGCTTTTCACGCGCGTCATCGCGGCGATTAACTGCTTGTTGCCCACGGCAAAGCCGATCCGCCACCCTGCCATCGAATAGGTTTTCGATAGTGAGGTGAATTCTATCGCGACGTCCTTCGCGCCCTTTACTTGCAGGATCGAAGGGGTGGGGTTGCCGTCAAAATAAAGTTCTGAATAGGCAAGATCCGACAGGATCCAGACCTTATTCTCCTTCGCCCAGGCAACCAGCCGTTCGTAAAAGGCTAGGTCAACCGTTTCTGCCGTCGGGTTTGACGGATAATTGACCACAAGGATCGACGGACGCGGCACCGTAAAGACCATGGCGCGGTCCAATGCGCGAAAATAATTCTCGTCGGGGGTCGTTGGCACCGAACGAATCGTTGCCCCTGCGATGATGAAGCCGAAAGTGTGGATCGGATAACTTGGATTGGGGGCCAGCACGACGTCGCCTGGTGCGGTAATCGCGGTGGCAAGGCTGGCCAGTCCCTCCTTTGACCCCATCGTCACAACGACTTCGGTTTCAGGATCGATATCGACGCCGAAACGGCGGCCATAATAATTGGCCTGTGCCCGGCGCAAACCCGGAATACCCTTTGATGCCGAATAGCCATGGGCATCAGGCTTTTGCGCAACCTCGACCAGTTTTTCGATCACATGCGGCGGCGGCGGCAAATCAGGATTGCCCATGCCAAGGTCGATAATGTCCTCTCCCGCCGCGCGGGCCGCCGCACGCATCGCATTCACTTCTGCGATCACATAGGGCGGCAAGCGCTTCATGCGGTAGAATTCTTCGGACATTATCTCTGCTTTCAAATCTTTATGGACTTGGTAGTCGCCAGACTTACTGCGCGGCAGGTGCAGGAGCCGCCTGCTTGGCCTTGCGGAGCGATCCCACAACAATCGCGCCAAGATCGGTTTCGTTAGCCGTCACCAAGCGGCAAGGCTCCTTGAAACGCGGACCTTCGCAAATCTCCCATGCCTCGCCCGGAAACACGGCGATGCTACCGATCGGATACTCCAGTTCCATCTGCGTGCGCAGCTTGGAAAGCTCGATATAGTCACCGGTAAATTTCTGACCGTTGTAAAGTACGATAACGCCCTTGCGTGCGAGCACTTTCTCTGACTGTGCGTTGACCGCCGCTGGCATGACGGCGAGCGACAGGCCCACAGCGACGGCTGCTCCGGCAGCGATTTGCAAAATGGTCTTTTTCATAACTGCTCCCTTGAACTGGATGCGCCCCCCTGCGAAACTGGTGACAGCAAAAGCATTCCGCAGCAAGATCGAACCTGCAATACCCTTGACCGGATAAGGCCTTTATCGAGGACGATTACCCTTCGTCTTGTGTTTTACGCCATGCTTTGACGGCGCCGGCCTTGCCTTATGGGACGATCGTTTTGGATCGCCGCCTTCGCCGCGCGGGGTGCCATAAGGCTTAGGACTATGCCGCGACTGACCCGCATTGGGTGCGCCCTTGCCCTTACGACGCGGTTCGCGCGACATAGCTTCGGGCGGCCCGTCGGCCATCATGATTTCAACGTCATTATCTTCGTCATGGCCGGGCCGTGCAACGGCCTTGGCAAAGCGCGCAGCTGCAGCAGCGGCGATGCCGACATGGGTTTCGTCAGGCGAAATGCGGATTGCGCCGATATCATTTTTGGTCACCCCGCCCCTGCGGCAGAGCAACGGCAAGATCCATTTGGGATCTGCATTATTGCGCCTGCCGATATTCATGCGGAACCAGACCGAATCGTCGAAACCGGCGCGATGATTGTCGCGCTGCCGTTCGCGATCACCGTCGTCAAGCATATCGGCCGCAACCGGCATTTTCGACCGATGCATCCGGACAAGCATTGCCGCAATTTCCTCGGGACTGCGTTCGGCGAGCAATTTCGCGCCTAACGCCTGATCATCCTCATCGATTTCGACCGGCGCGAGTAGCGCCTCCATCAACCGCTCCTGATCTTTTGCTTGTATGTCGGCGACGGTCGGAGGCTTCATCCACTCGGCCTCGATCCGCGCACCGCGCAGCATTGATTCGACCCGCTTGCGCCGCTGGTAAGGCACGATCAAAACCGCCGTTCCCTTTTTCCCCGCACGCCCGGTTCGTCCCGAACGGTGCTGCAGGCCTTCGGCATCGCGCGGCAGTTCGACATGGATGACAAGGCTGAGGTTCGGCAAATCAATCCCGCGCGCAGCAACGTCGGTTGCAACGCAAACCCGCGCCCGCCGATCGCGCAACGCCTGCAGCGCATGGTTGCGCTCGCTCTGGCTATGTTCACCGGACAGCGCGACGACACTGAAGCCGCGCTCGGTCAAGTTGGCATGCAGGTGACGCACATTCTCACGCGTTGCACAGAACAGGATTGCGGTTTCGGCCTCATGCAAGCGCAGCAGGTTGACGACAGCATTTTCGATGTCCGGCGGGGCGACGGTAACGACCTGATAACTGATATCACCATGACCGCGATCCTCACCAACAGTCGAGATCCGCAAGGCATCATGCTGATAGCGTTTAGCGAGCGCGACAATCGGTTTCGGCATCGTTGCCGAAAACAACAATGTACGCCGGCCATCCGGCGTAGCATTCAGAATTTCTTCCAGCTCTTCGCGAAAGCCCATGTCGAGCATCTCATCGGCTTCATCGAGCACCGCGACCTTGAGCGCCGAAAGGTCGAGCGCGCCGCGTTCGAGATGGTCGCGCAGTCGGCCCGGCGTTCCGACCACAATCTGCGCGCCCTGGTTAAGGTTGCGCCGCTCCTTGGATGCATCCATCCCGCCCACGCAGGTTGCGATGCGCACGCCTGCCTTGCCATAAAGCCACATCAGTTCACGGCTGACTTGCAGCGCGAGTTCGCGGGTGGGCGCAATAATCAGTGCCGCAGGTTCCCGCGCGAGACTGATCATCCCTCCATCAAGGATCTGTGGCGCCATGGCGAGGCCAAATGCAACGGTCTTTCCCGAGCCGGTTTGCGCCGAAACGATGAGGTCGCGGCCTTCGGCTTCAGTCGCCAGAACAGCTGATTGGACGGGAGTAAGTGTGGTATAGCCGCGCGCGGCAAGCGCTTCGTCGAGAAGCGCGGGAAGATTTTCAAATGTCATTGGGGTTCCAGTGTTAAGAACGCCCCATGCGCCCTTCGCAGCGAAATGTCCATGCTGCGCTGCATAAGCCCGGCATTGAAAGAACATGCTTCGATAAACCCCGCCCTTGAGGTATGCATTGGGGATGGCCGATTCACCGAAGTTCCCGCCCTTTGTCGACGCCGAACAATTTACGAAGCTGTTCGACGGTTCGGTTGTTAACGCCGCCGACCCCCTGACCGCCTACAAGCATGCGCTGGATGCCTGGGGTGAGGTGCTGAAGCCGCTCGCAGCGGCAGGACGCGATAAGGTAAATCCCAAGGATCGACGCTTCGCCGGTGAGCAATGGGAGCATCCGGTCTTTGATCTCATGCGCCAAAGCTATCAGATGATGTCGGAATACATGATTGGTGCTGCCCGAAAGATGGAGCATCTGTCCGCTACCGATAGAGCAAAACTGGAATTTGCAGTGCGCACGCTTGTCGAAACGATGAGCCCCGCCAATTCGCCCCTGACAAACCCGGTCGCACTGGAAAAGGCCATCGAGACAAAGGGGCAAAGTCTAGTCACAGGGGTTAGCCATCTGCTTCGTGATATGCAGCGCGGGCAATTGACCCATACCGATCCGGATGCATTTGAGCTGGGCCGCAACATTGCCTGCACGCAGGGCAAGGTCGTGCACCAGACGCCGCTATACCAACTCATCCAATACACCCCGTCAACCGACGCAGTGTTCGAAACACCACTTGTCATCTTCCCGCCGTGGATCAACCGTTTTTATATCCTCGATCTCACCGCCGAAAAAAGCTTCATCAAATGGTGCGTTGACGCAGGAATTACGGTTTTTATCGTCTCGTGGAAATCGGCGGACGGCAGCATGCGTGATGTCGTTTGGGATGATTATATCGCAGCGCAGATCGATGCGATCGACACGATATGCACGGCCCTGAAAGTGCCCGATGTCCATACAATCGGCTATTGCGTTGCCGGCACCACGCTCGCCGCAACGCTAGCTATCCTTGCCGCAAAGGGGGAGGCCGCAAAGGTGCGGAGCGCGACCTTCTTTACGGCGCAGGTCGATTTCAGTCGTGGCGGCGAATTGCTGAACTTCATTGACGAGCAGCAATTGAAGATGATCGAAGCGCTGGCAAGCCCTCAAGGCTATCTCGACGGCCGTTTCCTTGCCCTCACCTTCAACCTGTTGCGTGGCAATGATCTGATCTGGTCGACGGTGAATAAGCATTATCTGCTGGGTGAGGAATATCCGGCGTTCGATCTGCTCCACTGGAACGGAGACGTTACGAACCTGCCCGCCAAATGGCACAAGGATTATCTGTGCGACCTTTATCGTGACAACAAGCTGGTGCAGCCCGGAGCTCTGTCGGCACTTGGCACGCCAATCGACCTTCGCAAGGTCAAAACCCCATCCTATGTGCAGGCCGGACGCGAAGATCATATCGCCCCTGCCGCAAGCGTGTGGAACTTGCGCAATCATTTTTCTGGCCCATTGAAATTCCTGCTGGCCGGCAGCGGCCATATCGCAGGCGTTGTGAACCCGCCGGCGCAGGGCAAATATCAATATTGGACCAATGACGATCCCAAGGTCGACAGCCTTGGCGCCTTTATCGAAGGTGCGACCGAGACCAAGGGCAGTTGGTGGCCTGACTGGCTGCAATGGCTATCGACGCAAAGCCCCAAAAAGGTTCCCGCCACGGGTGCCCGTATTCCTGGCAAGGGCACCCTAAAGGCAATCGAGGATGCACCCGGTACCTATGTGAAAAGCCGCTGATTCGGCAAGCGTATGGCGAGGAATGTTACTGCCGCGACAACATAACAGACGATCGCACTGATCTGAAACAGCGTATAGCTGCCCGTCCAATCATGCACCTTGCCGAAGAGCAGCACACCGGTCAGCGTGCCCATCCATCCAGCAACCTGAATCCATCCATAAATCGATCCATAGCGTTCAAGGCCGAACCGCCGCGCGACGAAAAAGCCTAGAAGATCAATCTCTGCTCCCTGTTGCACGCCGATGGCCGCCACCGCCAGCAGTGCCGCTGCATAATGGTTCTGGGTTTGCCAGAGCAGGGTGCAACCAATTGCCGGAACTAGCGTGAAGACAAAGGCAATTCGCTGCGGATGGGTTTTATCAAGCAGCCAGCCGCACAATAGCCGCCCAAAAAACTGCCCCATTGCATAAGCAGAAATGCCGATCGCCGCCTGTGCCGACGTCAGCCCCTCCTCCAAGAGCATCGGCGCCATCTGACTGAGCATACCCGACGAGGGCAGGTTGATCCCGACATAAGCAAGGCAAAGCAACCAGAAGGCGGGCTGCCGCTGAAACCCGGCAGCACCGAAACCCGGCAGTGAAGGCGCAAGGCTCACCAACGGTCGGGGCACGTCGGCAACTAGGAACAATATCGCTGGCAATCCGACCAGCAGCGCCAGCCCACCAAGCGCGAGATAACCGCTCCGCCACCCATGATTGCTGATCAGCCATTCAATCAATGGCGGCGATAAAACTGCCGCCACGGAAACACCGGTGGCTGCCAGCGCAAGTGCCATGCCCCGGTTTCGGTCAAACCAACCATTGACGGCTCGAGTGTAAGAGATCGACGTAGTTGCAACGCCAAGAAACCCCGTAACGAATACCATCGTTCCAAAGATCGACGGGATTAGGGGGGTAAAGCCAAGAATCAGATAGAGCGCGGCGATGGCGACCATGCCGGCTGCCCAGACTTGACGAAAACCATATCTGTCCATCGCCCATCCAGCGAGTGGCGCGGCAAGCGAACCCAGCCCGACCAGCGCCTGCATCTGAGAAAATTGCCCCAGCGTCCAACCGGTTTCCTTTTGCAAAGGCGAGATAAAAAGGCTGAACACGAAATAGAGCAGATTGACGCCTGTTCCGGCTGCCAAAGCAGCGCCAAGCACAGTTCGCCAGCCACGCTGCCACTCACCCATCAACGCCCTCTCCCCTTGGCAATTTCAGTCAACACAATGTTGCCAAATAGGCGGCAGGTCAATTGACGTTTACGTAAACGTACAGTAAACCGTCGGGCAGTCGGAAATGGTGCGTGAGTCGCTTGCAGATCAGGCGAAACCGCATCTCTTCACTGCATTTCGAGGAGAGCTGTCATGGATATGGAATTCAATGCCGAAGACCTTGCGTTTCGCGACGAGGTCCGCGCCTTCATCGCCGAAAACTACCCGGCTGACCTGCGCGGTAAGCAGGATGAAGGCGATGACCTAAGCAAGGAGGATTTCCTCGCCTGGCACCGCATCCTGCATAAAAAGGGCTGGGTCGCTCCGGCATGGCCCGTTGAATATGGCGGCACCGGATGGACCGCAACGCAGCGCTATATCTGGTCAGAAGAAACCGCACGCGCTGATTGCATCCGACTGATGCCGTTTGGCTTGGCGATGGTTGGTCCTGTGATCTACACATTTGGTACACCCGAACAGAAAGCCAAATTCCTGCCTGGTATCCTTTCGGGCGACGATTGGTGGTGTCAGGGCTATTCGGAGCCGGGTTCGGGCTCCGACCTTGCATCCTTGCGCACCTCCGCTGTGCGCGATGGCGATCATTATGTCGTGAACGGCCAGAAAACCTGGACGACGATGGCACAGCACGCCGATTGGGGCTTCTTCCTCGTTCGCACCGACAAGGATGCGAAGCAGCAGGAAGGCATCAGCTTCCTTTTGATCGACATGAAAACGCCCGGGATCACCGTGCGCCCGATCATCACCCTTGGCGGCGAGCATGAAGTCAACGAAGTTTGGCTCGAAAATGTCCGCGTGCCGGTCGAAAATCGCGTCTATGAAGAAAATAAGGGCTGGACCTGCGCCAAGTTCCTGCTCGCGCATGAACGGACCGGTATTGCCGGCGTTGCCTCGTCAAAGCGCGGCGTCGAGCGGATCAAGGAAATCGCCCGTTCGGAACAGGATGGCGACCGTCCGCTGATCGCGAACCCGTTCTTCAAGCGAAAAATTGCAGAACTGCAGACCGATCTGACCGCACTCGAATTCACCGAACTGCGGAGTCTTGCTGGTGAAGCGGCAGGTCGCGGCCCCGGACCGGAATCGAGCCTTCTCAAGATCAAGGGCTCCGAAATCCAGCAGAGAATCACCGAACTCGCCTTGGAAGCTGTTGGCCATTATGGCGCGCCCTATTTCCGGGGTTTCGGCGAAGGTGACAATGAGCATCCGATCGGTCCCGATTACGCCCACCGCGCTGCACCGACCTATTTCAACGCGCGCAAGACGACGATCT
This portion of the Sphingobium sp. genome encodes:
- a CDS encoding acyl-CoA dehydrogenase family protein → MDMEFNAEDLAFRDEVRAFIAENYPADLRGKQDEGDDLSKEDFLAWHRILHKKGWVAPAWPVEYGGTGWTATQRYIWSEETARADCIRLMPFGLAMVGPVIYTFGTPEQKAKFLPGILSGDDWWCQGYSEPGSGSDLASLRTSAVRDGDHYVVNGQKTWTTMAQHADWGFFLVRTDKDAKQQEGISFLLIDMKTPGITVRPIITLGGEHEVNEVWLENVRVPVENRVYEENKGWTCAKFLLAHERTGIAGVASSKRGVERIKEIARSEQDGDRPLIANPFFKRKIAELQTDLTALEFTELRSLAGEAAGRGPGPESSLLKIKGSEIQQRITELALEAVGHYGAPYFRGFGEGDNEHPIGPDYAHRAAPTYFNARKTTIYGGSNEIQRNIIAKMVLGL